GCCGGAGCCGAAGCCTTCGTCGTTCCACTGGGACTGATGAACGTCGACGTCGACTTCCGCAAGCTGGTCGTCGACGAGGAAATGGTCGAAAAGGTCCGCAATGCCACCGGAGTGTTCTTTACCGGCGGCGATCAAAAACGCATTACCAAAGCCCTACGCACCGAAGACGGCGAGAACACGCCCCTCTTGGATGCGGTGTGGGAAGTCTACAACGACGGTGGCGTGATCGCCGGCACCAGTGCCGGGGCCGCCGTGCTCAGCCGCGTGATGTTCGCCGATCCCGAGAGCGTGCTGGCCACGCTGAAGAAGGGTGTGAAGTTCGGCAAGGAAATCGACGAAGGGCTCGGCTTCCTCGATCACGGCTGGTTCATCGAGCAGCATTGCATGACCCGCGGCCGCTTTGCCCGGGCCCTGGTGGCCATGCACTCGCAGGGGCTGAAGTTCGGCATCGGCGTCGACGAGAACACGGCCTGCGTCGTGCGTAACGGCACCGAGGTCGAGGTCGTCGGCTTCAAGGGAGCCGTGGTCCTCGACCTATCCAATGCCAGCCATGACCCCGATGTATCGGGCTTTAACCTCAAGAACGTGCGCATGACGTATCTCGATCATGGCGACACGTTCGATCTGAACACGCTGACCGTCACGCCGGCCAAGCAGAAAGTCGCCGGCTCGATGCCGCACGGCGAGGAACTCGACAACGAAGCCGAGCCCTTCATGTTCCCCGACATCCTGGCCAACACGACCGTTGTCGAGGTCCTGGGACGGCTGATGCAACGCCGCAAGGTCGAGGCCATTGGCCTGGCCTTCGACGGGCTGGCCGCACGCCAGGAGCCGACGCAGGGTTTCGAGTTCCGCTTCTACCCCGGCGAGGATAGCGCTGGCTGGTACGGCGACGTCCCGGCCGGCACGGGTTTCACCGTCAGCAACATCCACCTGGATGTGCGGCCGATCGAAATCTCGGGTCCGCTGTACAAGTAGCCGTCGGGTAGTCGGGAATGTGTGGGTTGAGCGTCTGCGGCGCACGGACAAGCGCGTTGTCCGTGCCACCCGGCTAGCGTGTGCCATGCTTTTTGCCGCAGGCAATAAGCATGCGATTCTTCCTCTGACCCTGTGCCATGCTTTTTCGCCGCCAGGCGAATAAGCATGCCGATTGGGTCTTCGACGGGTCCCTCCTCTCAACGAACGCTGCCGCAGCGAACTCCCCCGCCAAATGTTTGACGCTCCACCTCCGCGCGCTGTAGCCTGACCCGCGGACTTTTTCGGGCTCGGCACAGGCGGAGGTTCGCGCATGCGGCTGGAAATCCCTTTCGGCGATGACCTACTTCCCGTAGAGCTGCCGGTTCGAGCGCAGGTCATTTCCGGTGGCCCCCAAGCGTCGCTTCCGCCGGTCGACGATCTTGCCGCCACGGTACGCTCGGCCCTCGATCGGCCGCTCGGCATGCCACGCGTCGAGGAACTCGTACGGCCCGGTGCACGGGTCACGATCGCCTTCGATGATCCGACGGTCATGTCCTTTGGCCCGGTCCGCCGCGTGGCCATCGAGGAGCTGTTACGTCGATTGGCCACGGCAGGTGTCCCTCGGCAGAACGTGACCCTGATCTGTGCCAATGCGCTACACCGCAAATACCGTGCAAGCGAGCTGGCCGATCTCTTGGGGCAGGACCTGGTCGATGAATTCGGCCCGCGGCTCTTTTCGCACGACGCCGAGGACCAAGAAAACCTGGTCTATCTCGGCAAGACGCCCGGCGGCTACGACGTCGAAATCAGTCGCTATTGTTTGGACGCCGATCTGACGATCTACCTCAACGCCGCCCACAATCGCGGCTTCTCGGGCGGGTGGAAAAGCGTGTGCGTCGGGCTGTCGACCTACCGGTCGATCCGCCATCACCACACGCCCGACGGCATGTCGATGTCGCTCTCGCACAATCGCATGCACGCGATGCTCGACGAGATGGGCGCGTTGCTCGAGGCGCGGCTCGACCAGCGGATCTTCAAGATTGATACGATCCTGGCCAACCCGTTTCAGGTCGCGCGGCTGTTCGCCGGCACGGTCGACGACACGCGGCGCGCCACGCTCGACGTGCTGCGCACGCTATATTCCGACCGGCGCGATCTAAGCGCGCAAAAGTTCGACGTCATCCTGTACGGCGTCCCGAACTGGAGCCCGTACGCGATCTATTCGTCGATGAACCCCATTCTGACTTTGATCTCGTCCGGGCTGGGATACATGGGCGGAGCGGTGGCAGCGCTGGGCAAGCCCGGCTGCACGGTGATCATGGCTACTCCTTGCCCCGATATGTGGGACCAGGTGCATCACGCGTCGTACCCGGCAATCTGGAGGGACGTGCTTCCACAGACGCGCGACCCCTATGCGATCGAGCGCGATTTCGCCGAACGCTACGCGCACGACGAACCGCTCATCAAGAAATATCGCGACGAGTTCGCGTTTCACCCGGTACACGCCATCCTGGCCTGCTACCCGCTCAAGCGGCTGGCACACATCGGTCAGGTGTTCGTCGCCGGGGCCGAATCTCCCGACGTGCCACGGCACCTGGGCTTCACGCCCGCCAAGTCGGTCGACGAAGCCTTGGCCCTGGCGGCCGGGCACCATGGTGCCGATTTCAGCCTGGCCTGCCTCGACCAGATGCCGTCGCCCACGAAGGTGCCGATGTAAGCGTATCGGACCGCGGCACACTGGTGGCTCGAGCACCAGTGCTCGATACGACGCTGCGTCATCGACAGGCGGTTCGTCAATCATCATTTTGCATTCTGCATTTTCTGCGCAGCGCTGGGCGGCTCCGTAACCGTTCTCTAGAATCAACGGCTGGAGCGGCATACTCGGCCGGGGGTCCGATATCCGGGGCACGGCCGGATTCTGGAGAGGTGCGAAATGAGCCGATCCTCTTGCGCGCGCCGCGGGTTCACGCTCGTTGAGTTGCTGGTCGTCATCGCGATCATTGGCGGGCTGGTGGCGATTCTCTTGCCGGCCGTGCAAGCAGCCCGCGAGGCGGCGCGCCGCTCCTCCTGCACGAATAATCTCAAGCAAGTTGGCCTCGCGCTTTTGCAGTACGCCGATCTGTACGGTGGATTCCCGCCGAGCAGCACCAGCCAGATCGACTTCGGCGTTTGGAGCCCCAACCCAGCCAGTTATCACTTGCACAGTTGGGCCAGCCTGATCTTTCCCCTGCTGGAACAGGCGAACCTGCAGAACCAGATCAACTACAATGTGTCGGCACTCGCCGCTGCCAACTACGCCGTGGCCGGGCAGCAGATCCCGATCTATCGTTGTCCTTCGTTTACCGGCAACGAATTCAGCCAGGCCGAGGTCTACGCCAATCTGTCGCCGAACTTTGCCACGCGCAATTACGCGGCGCTCGGGGCCACGACGATCGGAAACCTGTGGCAACAGCCAGACGGTGTAATCTATCCTCGCGCGAGCACGCGTTACGTCGACGTGACCGATGGGCTGTCAAACACGCTCGTCGTGGTCGAAACGTGCGAGCCGGACATCGCCGTATGGATCGATGGCGGCACGGCGGCCGTGGCGGTGCATCCGTACGACGAGTCGAACTCGCCGAGCTACGCGCTGCCGCAAATCGCGCTCAATTACCAGCCGTACTTCGGCGGCAATGGGCAAGGCATCGACGCACAGTTTGGGCCGTCGAGCATGCACCCGCGGGGCGCCGTGCATCTGGTCGGCGACGGCTCGGCGCGTTTCATCAGCGATTCGATCAACGCGGCCACCTACGATGGCCTGGTGACGCGCGCCGGCGGCGAGGTGGTGGACGCGTCGCGCTTCTAAACACACGCTATGGCTGCTTCTTGCCGTCCGCCGGCACCGGACCGTTGATGACGGGGCCGGGTTCAGCCGGTGCCGCAGGCACTTCTTCGGCTGGCGGCCCTACGGGCGGTTGATTGCCCGCGGCGGGCCCCTCGCCCGCGGCAGCGCCCCGCGCGGCCGGTAGCGGCATCTGACCGTCCATGAAGTAGCGCCAGCCGCCGCCGAGCGAGCGATAAACGTCGATCAACCGCAGCGCGATGTCGCCTTGCGTTTGGGCCAACTGATCTTGCTGCGTGACAAGCGTCGACTGCGCGTTGAACACGCGATTGAAATCGGTGACGCCTCCCTGGTATTGCAGCAAAACAAGATCGACGGCCCGGCCCGCCTCGAAAACACTCTGCCGCAAAGCCTCCGCCTGTTGCTGCGATTGCAGGAAGCCCACCAGCGCATCTTCGACTTCGCGGCCGGCGTTTAGCACGGCCTGTTGATATTCCAAGGCCTCGCGCTGCAGCCGAACATCTTGCGTGATGATGTTATTGGCGATGCGACCGTAGTTGAGGATGTTCCACTGCAGGCTCGGTAGAACGAACGCCGTAAAGCTATCCGTCCGGAACAATGTGCGGAAATCATTGGCCACGTAGCCTATGAACCCGTTTACTGCCAAACGCGGATACAGATCGGCCTCGGCGATGCCGATCTGCGCGCTTTGCGCGGCGACTTCGCGCTCGGCGCGGCGCACGTCCGGGCGGCGGCGCACCAGGTCGGCCGGAATGCCCAGGGCCACTTCGGCCGGGGCGCGGGGGATCGGCGCCCGATCGAACGAAGCAGCCAGGTCTGTCACTGGCATGCCCATCAGCACGCACAACTGGTTGGCGGCCTGGCGGCGGCCAGCGACCAGGGGCGGGATCAGCGCTTCGGTCTGGGCCAGGTTGGTACGCGCCTGGCGAACGTCCAACTCGGTGGCGGCGCCATTTTTGAATCGCTGCTCGGCCAACTGCGTCGAGCCGCGCTGAATCTCGACATTGCGGCGGGCAAAATCGAGCCGCTGCTCGAACGTGCGCAATTGCACGTAACTCGACGCGACTTGCGACAAGAGCATGACCAGCGAGTCGCCATAGCCTTCGATGGCCGCGTCGACATCGGCCGTCGAACTCTCGATCTGGCGGCGGTACCGGCCCCAGAAATCGAGTTCCCAAGAAGCGTTGAACCCGGTGGCCCACAGGCTCGCACTGGTCGGCAGCGGAATGCCGAGGTTATCGGTGATCTGCCCGTGGAAGTAGGTGCCGTTGGCGGTTTGCTTTTGCGGGAACAAGTTGCCGACGGCGATGCCGCGCTGGGCCCGCGCTTCGAGGATGCGCGTGCCGGCGGCGCGCAGATCGAGGTTCTGGGCGCGGGCCTGTTCGACGAGGCCGTTGAGCGTGGGATCGTTGAAGACCGTCCACCACGAGCAATCGGCGGCCGGCGCGCTAATCACGCGCGGATCGGCACTATCGACCCAGGCGGGGGCCACGGGTGCCGGTGGGCGCGCGTAGTTGGGCCCCACCTTCGCGCCGTTGCGCCACCATTGCCGTAGCGACGTGCACCCGCAAGTGGCGCCGGCGATCACCAGCAGCAGTGCCGCAACGAGGCGCGCGCGGCGGTGCGGCTGTGCATGAGACGCACGGCGCGCGGCAGACTGACTCGAGGGAATACTCTGCGGAGCCATCGGCGAAGGTCGCTGGCGGTGGGCGCACGAAGGGAAAACAGGTGAGGTGCGGCGGCGGCAGAAGCGTGCTGGCAAAGTCGCTACCAACGCTTCTCTACGAATTACTCGGCGAACTGCGAAAGACCGCATGAACCGGAGGGTCGGACGCCCCAGGACCGCCAAAATGCTCCTACCTTAACGTCTGCGGTAACTGTGCTAGCAGCGGTTTGCGAAAGTTGGGCGCTGCGAACGGGCCCGCGCGACGTCCGAGCAAGAGCCGAGTTGTCACTCGGCGGCCAGATGAGCGCCCTTTTCGGCGACCGAGCGCTTCATGAAGAAGACCAGCACGACCAGGAACAGGGCCAGCACCGACGCCAGCCAGAACACGTCGAAGTAGGCCAGCGACGAGGACTGTTGCTCGCGCAAGTTGGAAAGCATCTCCAGCGCCATGTCCTGCGACGCGACCGGGTCACCCGTTTGTTGATAAAAATAGGCCTGGGCGTTTTCCGTGAAGGAGGTGACCGCCGGATTGTAGGGATCGAGCGTTTCGTTGACGCGCAGGGCGTGGAACTGATCGCGGCGTTCGTGAATCGTTTGCGCCATCGACGTGCCCACGCTCCCTCCTTCGTTGCGGATCAAGCTGAACAGCCCGACCGCCGCGCCGCGCAACTCCTTCCGCGTATACATGTAGGCGGCGACGTTAATCGGCGCAAAAATCAGCGACAGCCCCATGATCGACACGACACGCGGCCAGACTACCAGGAACGGGCTGATTTGCAGATTCATCTGCGACATCCAGTAGCAGCCAGCGCCCATGACCAGCAACCCGACGATGATCAACTTGCGCGCATCGACGCCGCGGCCAAGCAGAAACCCGACGATCGGCAGCAGCGATACCGAGAAAAAGCCCGACGGCGACATCACGAATCCTGAGCTCGTGGCATCGTAGTTGAACAGCGATTGCAGCAGACCGGGTAGGGACGTGCTGATGGCGTACAACACTCCGTACGCGCAGAAGATGATGATCGAAGCCATGGCGAAGTTGCGTTCCGCCAGCGGGCGAAAATTGACCACCGGATTGGCAATGCTCATTTCGCGATAAATTAGCGCCACGAGTGACCCGACCATGAGGAACGTCAGCGTCTGCACGCGCCAGAACGGATCGCCGAACCAGTCCCATTGCTGACCTTTGCTCAAGACGACTTCCCAGCAGATCATCGTGGTGGCGAGGAATACCAATCCCAGCGTGTCGAAGTAAAAGGGACGGCGGCGCAGCTCGGCGCGCTCTTGCTTGAGATAGTCAGGGTCTTCGAGCAGATAGTAGGACGCGGCAAAGGCGATCGCACCCATCGGTATGTTGATATAGAAAATCCAGCGCCATGAGTAATTGTCGGTGATGTAGCCACCCAGCGACGGCCCGAGGATCGGCGCGAGCAAGCCGGCGACGGCAAACAGCGTCATGGCCGACCCCTGTTTCTCGGGCGGAAACGCATCAAGCAGCACTCCCTGCGTGCTCGGCTGCAGTCCGCCACCAGCCAGCCCCTGCAAGACGCGGAAGAAGATCAACTCACCCAGGCTGGTCGACATGCCGCACAAGCCCGAGCTGATCGTGAAGACCGCGATTGACATGAGAAAATAGTTGCGCCGGCCGAAATGCGCTGCCAGCCAACCGGAGATAGGCAGGATGATCGCGTTGGCCGCCAGGTAGCTGGTGATTACCCACTCGCTATCGATCACCGCGGCCGACAATCCGCCGGCGATGTACCGCAGCGCGACGTTAGCGATCGTCGTATCGAGCACTTCCATGAACGTCGGCACCACCACGGCCGCTGCCACGAGCCACGGGTTGACCGTGCGCGGCATGACGGCGGTGGGAAGTGCAGCGGCCGAACTGCTCATGAAAGGATGTCTGACCGGGGCTCGGTTGCGATACCGCTCGGCTTCACTGGGCCGGGCGCGATTGCGGTGCTGCTTGCGGCTGGGTCGTCGTTGACGGTTTGCTTGGCGCGGATGGCATGGCCGACGGAGCTTGCTGCGCGGCTGCCGCTTCGCGCGCCGCCTCGGGAATAACCTCTTGCAATCGCTGCCCCGCGTTCGGGCCGGTCGGCGCTTCGCGATAATGGACGTAGGGCACCACCGACAGCCCGACGAAGAGCGTGTGCTCGTCGGGATTGTAGTCTTCCAGATCGATACGCACGGGCAGACGCTGCACGACTTTCACGAAATTGCCCGTCGCGTTCTGCGGTGGCAGCAGGGCCAGGGTCGAGCCGGTGCCCATCGTGAAACCGGAAATGCGCCCTCGGAAATGGTGCTGGCTGCCGTACATGTCGACCTTGATGTCGACCGGCTGTCCGATGCGCAGCCGCGCGAGCTGGGTTTCCTTGAAATTGGCGTCGACCCATATTTCCGTCAGCGAGCGAATGGCCATCAGGGCCTGGCCCGCCTGCACGTTATTGCCCGGATTGACGTTGCGGCGGGTGACGACACCGTCGATCTCGGCCAGCACGTCGCAATAGCGCAGATTGAGCTTGGCCTGAGCCACGTCGGCTTCGGCCTGGTGCACTTTGGCCGTGGCCTGTTTGATTGGTGCCGCGTCGGCAATAAGCTTCGCATAGATACGATCGAGGTTTCCTTCGGGATCGCGCTTGTAAAACTCTTCGATCAGTTGCTTAGGAGAGAGGTCGTACGACGTAGGCACGATGCCAAGCGGTGCAGCGCTCACTAGGACGTCGGCCAACGCCTGCCGCACCGTGGAGAACGTCTGATCAAGATTCTCGGGCATCTGCAGAGGATTCTGATTGTTCGCCTGTAGGCCCAGGCTGGCACGCGTCTGCTGCGCGGCCTGTTCGGCGCTGGCCACGCGGTTTTTGGCGACGTCGTAGGCCGCCTTGTACTGATCGAATTGTTGCTTGCTGATGGCGCCGGTACCGATCAGCGATTCGCCGCGAGCGAAGTCCCGCTCGGCCAGCGCCAGATTGGCCTCCTCGGCTTTCAATTGCGCGACGTTCGATTGCAGCAGGGCCTGTTGGTTGCGCACGTCTTCCATGGCGTGCTCCAGGCGGAAGCGAGAACTGCGAGCCTGCGCCACGATACCGCGAACTCGATCTTGCGCGGCCACGAGATCGGCCTGTGCCGTTTCCAACGTGGCTTGCTGAAGAGAAAGTTGAATCTCGTACGGCTCGCGATCGAGCTTCACCAGCACGTCCCCTTTGCGGACGCGATAGTTGTCGTCGACCAACACTTCGATGACCTGGCCGGGAACGCGGGCGGCGACCGACGTTACGTGGCCGTTGACGTACGCGTCGTCGGTCGAGACGGTCGTCATCGCGCGGATCGTGATCGGAACCAGGAAATAGCACGCGGCAATCGTGGCCACCACCCCCAGCGCCATCCACAAACCACGGCGCGATTTGGCGGGCTTCGCCGCGCTTGGCACGTGCGTCGCCGTGGCAGCATGCCCGTCCGGTGGATGCCCTCCTGCCTGAGCCCCGTCGGCCGGATGGCCTTGCACGGCCGATTCGGCCGCGCCGCCGGCGGGGAGCGAAGCCTTGGATTCTTGTGCTGCCATCGTTCACTCCTGATGCACAGGCCGGCGCTCCTCGAGCACAGGCCAATGGCCAATCCGCCGATGTACGTCGCCTTACCATCGATCCTGCAACGCGCCTGTATTTTCCCGAGGCGGAGCGATTCGGCAAGCAGCCGGTAGAAAAGAAACCCGCCCGTCCTACGTGTTCGGAGCAGACACCCCGGCCGATTACTCCATGCGATGGCGGAATAACCACGCCGCGCTCGATAACGTGATCCCCGCGATCACGGCCATTGGCCACAGGTTGGCCACCACGACCGAGAGTGGGGCGTTTTTCAGAAAAATCCCCTTTACGATCACGATGTAATACCGGATCGGATTGGCCAGCGTGGCGTATTGCAGCCAGTCGGGCATGTTCTCGATCGGGCTGGCAAAACCCGATAGACACATCGCTGGGACCATGAACACAAACGCCCCCAGGATGGCCTGCTGCTGCGTCTTGGCCAGGCTGGAAACGAACAACCCCACGCCGATCACGGCAAACAGGTAAACGACCATGCTACCGTACAACAGCAACAGAGATCCTTCGAAGGGAACGCGAAACAGCGTGACCCCGACCGCGATCATGCCCGTCGCCTGCGCGATCCCCAAGATCAGGGCCGGCACGGTCTTGCCGATAATGATCTCGAGTGGTCCGAGCGGCGACACGAGCAGTTGCTCGAAGGTGCCCAATTCGCGCTCTCGCGCCACCGACAGCGCCGTGACCAGCAAGCCCATGAGCGTGGTCAGAATGGCCACCAGGCTGGGAACCGTGTTCCAGGTGACGGTCTGATTGGGATTGAACCACAAACGGCCGACAACGACCGTCGAGGGAGGCGCCGCCTGGCTGGCGGTGAGCAGTTGCTGATTGAAGCCGGTCACGATGGCGTTGGCATAACCCTCGACGATCTGCGCCGCGTTCGAACGACGGCCGTCGAGCAACAACTGAATCTGCGCCGGTCGGCCCGACGCCACCTCGCGCGAGAAGTCGGGCTGAATATACAGGACCACGAGCGCGCTGCGCGAATCGATCGCCGGCGCGATCTGGCTCTCGTCGGTAAGGAAATCCACCTCGGAGAAATTCGGCGAGCCGGTAAAGAGCGCGACTAAATCGCGCGAGCTGGTCCCCTGGTCGCGATTGAGAACCGCGATTCGTACATCCTTCACTTCCTGAGTGGCCGCGAACGAAAAGACCAGCAGTTCGACCAGCGGCGGCACGATCAGGATCATGCGGCTCTTCGGATCGCGCCATACGGCGAGAAATTCCTTGACGATCAATGAACGGATGCGCTGCCACATACGGCTACTCCAGTCGCATCCGGGTGGAGCGCAACAGCAGTATGAGCAACACGCCTCCCATCGCCAGCAGGGCGAGCGTGTTGGGCACCAGTACCGACATCACATCGCCGGCCAGAAACATTGTCTGCAGACTGGCCACGAAATACCGAGGTGGCAGCAGGTACGTCGACCATCGTATCGGCCACGGCATGGCGTCGATCTCGAAGATAAAGCCCGACAATTCGAAGGCGGGCAAGAATCCCGCGATGAGCGCGGCCTGGCTTGCGGCGAACTGGTTGCGCGTCAACGTCGAAATCAACAATCCCAATGGCAGCATGGCCGAGAGAAACGCCGTCGCGACAATCACCAGGGCCAAAATCGAGCCGCGGAACGGCACGCTGAACACGTATACGGCCGCCGTCACCGACAGACCCATCGCCCCCATGCCCAATAGAAAGTACGGGAGCAGCTTGCCGATGAGAAACTCGGCGCGGCCCACGGGCGTGGACATCAGCGCCTCGATGGTGCCGCGCTCCCATTCGCGCGCCACGACAAGCGCCGTCAGCAGCGTGCCGATCAACGTCATGATGATGGCGATCGAGCCCGGGATGAGAAAGTTCTGGCTGCGAATGTCGGGGTTGAACCAGTAACGCGGTTGGATCGTCACCAGGCCCGGCAGCGCCCGGCCCGACACCATTCCGCTGCGGGCGTAGGTCTCTTGCACCAGCCAGTTGCTCCACACGCCTTCGACGTAATTCAGCACCAGGCCGGCCGTGTTGGGATCACTACCGTCGACCAGCACCTGCACGGGCGCCGATTCGCCGCGCCCCACGCGCTCGGTAAAATCGGCCGCCAGCACGATTACGCCTTTTAGCCGACCGGCGACAAGCTCGTCTTCGACCTGTCGGCGGTCATGCGCCGCAATCACATTGAAATAAGGGGAATTGTGAAACGAGGCCAGCAGGCTCGACGTATCCGGCGTCGCTTGCTCGATAACCACCGCCACCGGCACGCGGCGCAGATCGAGCGTGATGCCGTAACCGAAAATGAATAGCAACAACAGCGGCAACAATCCCGCGATCAAGTAACTGCTGGGATCGCGGCGGATTTGCAGCATCTCCTTGCGCACGAGCGCCGCGACGCGGCGGAGCCAGGCCGCAGGGCCGGTGACCGTGGCGCTCATGACGCCTCCCTACGCTGGTCGTACGATTCGACGAGGTCGATAAAGGCGTCTTCCAGCGACGGCTCCTCCCGATCGGGCCGACGCACCGATTCTTTTAGTCGGTCAGGCGAACCCTCAGCAATGACGTGCCCTTGATAGACCAGGCCGATGCGATCGCAATACTCGGCCTCGTCCAGGAAATGTGTGGTAACCATCACCGTGACGCCACGGTCGACCATGGCGTTGATATGTCCCCAGAATTCGCGGCGCGTGAGAGGATCGACGCCCGAAGTGGGCTCATCGAGAAACAACACAGCCGGCTCGTGCATCAGTGCGCACGCGAGCGCCAGTCGCTGTTTGAAACCGAGCGGCAATTCGCCGGCATTCGTTTCCAGATAGCCGCCGAGCTTGAACGCCTTGACCACGCGCTCCGTAGCCGCCTCACGCCGCGCGCCCGCCAGCCCATACACTCCGGCGAAGAAATGCAGGTTTTGCCGGACGCTCAAGTCGCCGTAAAGTGAAAACTTCTGCGCCATGTAGCCGAGCCGGCGCCGTGCGCGACCGCCGGCGCGATAAAGATCGAAGCCGGCCACGCGGGCTGTTCCTGCCGTGGGGCGCAGCAATCCGCACATCATTTTAAAGGTCGTCGATTTGCCGGCGCCGTTGGGGCCGAGCAGGCCGAAGATTTCGCCGCGGTTGATGCGAAACGTGATGTGATCGGCGGCCGTGAAATCGCCGAAGCGCTTCGTAAGCCCGTTGGCCTCGACCACGACGTCGTTCGAGGCAGTGCCGGCGGGCTTATCGACGACCGGCGCGACGTCTCCCTTCGGTCCGCCGCCGAGCAAACCCACGAAGGCATCTTCGAAGCGCGGCGGTGTGGCCACGACGGCGTCTTTTGGTACGCCGAGCGCCGTCAGATCCGGCGCCTCGCCGTCGTCCCTCATCACCAGGCGGACACTGCTCCCTTGGATCACGCCGTCGACGACGTCGGGCTCCTTAAGCACTTGGGCCAGGACCTGTCGGCGACGGTCGCCGAGCCCCTGGATCAAAAACGTGCGGCCGCTGGCGCGATCCGTCAATTCCTTGGGTGGCCCGGCGTAGATGGCTTTCCCTTCATTCAGCAAGAGGACCGTAGCGCACCGTTCGGCTTCGTCCAAGTAAGCTGTGCTCCACACGACGCCGATACCGGTGTCGACCAGGTCGTAGACCATTTGCCACAG
The window above is part of the Pirellulales bacterium genome. Proteins encoded here:
- a CDS encoding ABC transporter permease, with the protein product MWQRIRSLIVKEFLAVWRDPKSRMILIVPPLVELLVFSFAATQEVKDVRIAVLNRDQGTSSRDLVALFTGSPNFSEVDFLTDESQIAPAIDSRSALVVLYIQPDFSREVASGRPAQIQLLLDGRRSNAAQIVEGYANAIVTGFNQQLLTASQAAPPSTVVVGRLWFNPNQTVTWNTVPSLVAILTTLMGLLVTALSVARERELGTFEQLLVSPLGPLEIIIGKTVPALILGIAQATGMIAVGVTLFRVPFEGSLLLLYGSMVVYLFAVIGVGLFVSSLAKTQQQAILGAFVFMVPAMCLSGFASPIENMPDWLQYATLANPIRYYIVIVKGIFLKNAPLSVVVANLWPMAVIAGITLSSAAWLFRHRME
- a CDS encoding ABC transporter permease; translated protein: MSATVTGPAAWLRRVAALVRKEMLQIRRDPSSYLIAGLLPLLLLFIFGYGITLDLRRVPVAVVIEQATPDTSSLLASFHNSPYFNVIAAHDRRQVEDELVAGRLKGVIVLAADFTERVGRGESAPVQVLVDGSDPNTAGLVLNYVEGVWSNWLVQETYARSGMVSGRALPGLVTIQPRYWFNPDIRSQNFLIPGSIAIIMTLIGTLLTALVVAREWERGTIEALMSTPVGRAEFLIGKLLPYFLLGMGAMGLSVTAAVYVFSVPFRGSILALVIVATAFLSAMLPLGLLISTLTRNQFAASQAALIAGFLPAFELSGFIFEIDAMPWPIRWSTYLLPPRYFVASLQTMFLAGDVMSVLVPNTLALLAMGGVLLILLLRSTRMRLE
- a CDS encoding ATP-binding cassette domain-containing protein; translation: MAGEPLAVVEEVTKRFSAEGPPAIDRLDLRVEAGQVTGLVGPDGAGKTTLLRLMAGLLVPTDGRILVQGHDTARDIVPVRRVLSYMPQRFGLYEDLTVLENLDLYADLRGVIGTERREAFDRLLSFTALRPFAGRLAGKLSGGMKQKLGLACSLIHAPQVLLLDEPSVGVDPISRRELWQMVYDLVDTGIGVVWSTAYLDEAERCATVLLLNEGKAIYAGPPKELTDRASGRTFLIQGLGDRRRQVLAQVLKEPDVVDGVIQGSSVRLVMRDDGEAPDLTALGVPKDAVVATPPRFEDAFVGLLGGGPKGDVAPVVDKPAGTASNDVVVEANGLTKRFGDFTAADHITFRINRGEIFGLLGPNGAGKSTTFKMMCGLLRPTAGTARVAGFDLYRAGGRARRRLGYMAQKFSLYGDLSVRQNLHFFAGVYGLAGARREAATERVVKAFKLGGYLETNAGELPLGFKQRLALACALMHEPAVLFLDEPTSGVDPLTRREFWGHINAMVDRGVTVMVTTHFLDEAEYCDRIGLVYQGHVIAEGSPDRLKESVRRPDREEPSLEDAFIDLVESYDQRREAS